The nucleotide sequence GATAAGTTTGAAGAGGGTGATGCAGCTCTACTAGTCAGCAGCAATAAACTACCCCGCCTCATTTTTTTTGCAATGGGGAAGCTAAAGCTTTTAGTGCCTTCTGATCATTTTCACAGAAGTCTCTTTGGCTCTCATTCTGTCTCAGGACTGAATATTTATTGTGATTGCAATATTCGTAACCCCCCCCCACTCTGGTCTGTACACTGGCTTGtcttgtgtatatatatgtacagTTTTCTACAAGTATAATATGTACTCCTTTAAATCAGTGTATATCAGAtgtaaacaggaaaaaaaactaCTGTATGTTCCTTTTTGGTAAAATTTGACAAGACTTTTTTAATTAAATGATATTTATACTGCTTGTGAAGTCACtggattttctctctgtgtgcaaaTGGCTGGGGTAGATATGTCGGGAGAGAGCAGCAAACATAGGTAAAGCTGGAACCTAACTGAGAGGAACATGGATAAGAGCCTGTCCTAAAATAACTAAGGCAAATGCAGAAAATAGACTTTTTAAAGTACCTTCCTATTTGGCAGATTAAATCTCATTTAGTTTAAAGTAAGAGAGCAATTGTTTTGGTGGagtttttatgtttttttgtttgcttatgAACAGAGACACCACGTATCAgatttgtagagtttgaaggaacCACTGggaccatctagttcagtcccctgcaatgcagaaatcttttgaatgaaatactttattgtcacttgtacaacttgtatacgtGAAATTACATGagcaccctgcactcagctctcttagtcttgatgcccctcgtttactgacgcatacccaccaaacccgaaagtcagttgccctgttatcttttctttcagcagcctaacagcccacggatagaagctgttctttaccctgttggtgcgactaatcatgtttctatatcttctgcccaggAGGACAGCCAAAGTCTGTGGCTCCCTGTAGTCTCCCCCAACCAGTGGTCCTGTGACCAAGTATGTTATGCACAAGCTCAAGAACGGCTTACTCTTGAGTTTGATAGAAACGAGAGTGACTCATTACAAACAACCTCAATGCAGGTGAAATATCATAACTTCTGGAAGTTTTGTGGCATATGAAATTGGAGATAAAATTCTTGATCAAATATGAGGAAATATTTAATAAGGTACAATCTGGTAATTAAGGCAAAATGATATAATTTTACATCTAACAATTCAACTCTTGTACTGCAATTTATTCAGCACTTATGCAGACCTCATCTGGAGTCCCTTTGTACAGTTCTGGACACTGCACAAACTGGAAGGGTACAGTGGATAAGGCAGTACAGATTGCCAGTAGTATGGAAAGCAAGTTCAATGAGGAAAGACtgaaggaattgggtatgtttaactAGAGAAGAGAAAGGATGACAGTTGACACACAGAAGATATGTTCTCTGCTGCTCCAGTGGACAGGACTAGAGCTAACAGGCTTAAGGTGCAAGTGCCAAACATTTTTATTGAACATCTTACAAGAAACAGCTTGACAAtagaaccatttatttatttatttataatggaCACAGAATCGAGGTGGGTGGTAGCTAGAGCAGGATGCAAATCACCTCCTTCCCAGTCATCAAATAGATGTTTTGATGAGTGGAGAGGGGGTGATAAGTTTGTCCCCGCCAATTTGCACAAATCAGTTGTAGAAAGTGGGCATCTGTGTGCATGTGGAATGGTCATGCCCACTGCTGGCCTGCAGCCACTTGAATGCTGGTCAAGGCCTCAGGCCATATAAAACTTAGCCCACCTCTGTTCTGTGAGTTGGAAGGAGCCTTGCAGTTCATCTACTTCAAGGCCCTGCTCAATGAGTACTATAGCATAAAAGCTTAGAGAGAAAACACAAGTGTTAGAACCTGCAACTTAACCTGTATCACTCGAGTAACTTTATCGTTACATCGTTTCAGAGGTCTTTTAACAATGCACACACTTAATAGTACAAATGTGGCTTTCTTCTAAGCATGACATTTACAGTAAGACGATGTCTGGTTCATACAAAAAGGCCAGCGAATGAAAACATGATACTTCAAAATGTGTCCAGAAGTGAAGGCAAGCTATGAGCTTAAAAGAAATTCCACTTGTTTTGGGATagagatattttaaaattgttgatcgtatcttcttctttctcctcttcacTAAGTATCCATGCAGTTCCCACAACAGTAACTAAgtctctgcattttttttttcaaaaacacaagACACTGTGGCATGTTTCTATACTTACCCCATTTAAAATCTGCTAAAATGTTTATAGGTACTTAAATCAGTCTTGCGAACAGCAAGTTAAGAAAGGACGTGTTCCAAAATTCCTTGCCTGATTAACTGCTCGCATTTCCAGCGTGGTAAAAAATGCTGTGGGGAAGCAAACAATTTTCAAAGCTGAGGCAAACATTTGCAATCTCTCATTGTCCCCTTTATAAAGCTAAAGCTGGTCTTATTTATGGTGTAGTTAAGGTAGTAACTCCTGACTCTACCTGTACTGTTTGTTTTCAAATGAAGTCCAATAATAGCATAACCCCTGCTATTTTAGCCATAGCTACTGTAAATCCCATGTTCTGTGCATTGCTGTGATTAACACTGTTTAGAAATATGAATGATTAAGCAGTAgataaatgtcttaaataaacCAACATAATGAAATGCTTTTGAATCTTTCCAGATAGAAAGTACTAAAATGGCTCCAGCATTTTCCTTCATGAAAATGAGCAGAATGACATGAAAGCTGACAATGGTAAGCATAATGAGAGTGTGGAGGAACCATAGCACacactttgcatacagaaggtcacaAACAGACAGTTGCACCATCTCCTTGCTCCTTCCTTCCCCGCCATACCACTGGTTTCTTCATCAGCACTGCTGCATCCTCCTCCCAATTTTCTTGCTGTGTGTGAGATTTCCCTCACCCACCAGCTAGTGGACTTTATAGGACAGAGGGGCAGGACAATGAAAGAATCTCAAGGGCCCATGTAAACCTGGAGTTGGCTCTGGTTCAATCTCTGGGACCTCCAGCTAAAATACTAGGCTAACTGTACCTGATCCAGTATAGGGCAACTTCCTGTATCCTAAACTGTGCCAGAAGCAGAGGAGAACCACTTCCATCTAGCTCCTTAAACAACAGGGAACCGAAATTGAGTTCTTGCTCTGTTTGCCATCTTATCATAAATACCTGGCTGTTCTTCTTCAACAGAATTGTTGTGCCATCATCAATCTCAAATTCTCCATAATCTTTCAAACACCGAACctgtaaaaagaaacaaataaccATCAAATTTAAAGTACTGTCAGGAAGTCTGTGTTAAGAAAAACTATCTATATGTAGCAATATCTATATCTAGCAAtatctagacaacatcttaaaaagcagagacatcaccttgccgacaaaggtacagttaaagctatggttttcccagcagtgatgtatggaagtgagagctggaccataaagaaggctgattgccaaagaattgatgcttttgaattatggtgccggaggagactcccGAGAGTCGCATTGACTGCAACAAGAtaaaacctattcattcttaaggaaatcagccctgagtgctcactggaaggacagatagtgaagctgaggctccaatactttggccacctcatgagaagagaagactccctagaaaggaccctgatgctgggaaagattgagggacaaggagaaggggatgacagaggacgaaatggttggacagtgttctcgaagctacgaacatgagtttgaccaagctgtgggaggcagtggaagacaggagtgcctggcgtgctctggtccatgaggtcacgaagagtcagacacaactaaacaacaaagctaTATGTAGACAAAAGGAGTCATACTTCCAATACATGAACACATCAGTAAGTTTCATTTAGCTTTTTATTACCCTGTTAAACAATAGTTATTTTTTAACAaagtatttgggtggcatgcatatttgtggtatgataaggtcaaagcacataaagcgtttaaaaaccatattgtcagaaaagcactgtttaatgtctggataagatataaggacttgcttgaaaataaaaccccaaggtggttgtcaccaatggaagcgaaggctcagaaaaagctcaatatggaggccaactggccgaaatattgggaaattttggaacaagagggagatagatgaaaactgcagagttttgaaaaactaaaaaatagagtgcgagactggctccattattaccaaataatggaggcgtataatttggataaaaaaattggcttccaggtggaaaaatcaaaattggaaaagaactgttagatcccaaaactaagaacttgtcaagaatgtataacttgctgttgaaatggaacactcaggacgaaacggtgaaatcaactatgattaaatgggcacaagatgtaggacataatattatgatggctgactgggaacagttatggaccacaggtatgaagttcacggcatgtaatgccttaagagagaatacgtataatgaaaatgatttacaggtggtacatgacaccagtcaagcttgcaaaaatttatcacttgcccgataataaatgttggaaatgtaaagagactgaaggtacattttttcacatttggtggacgtgcccaaggattaagacattctgggagatgatttataatgaaatgaaaaaggtatttaaatataccttcctgaagaaaccagaggcctttctcctgggcatggtcggccaattggtgccaaagaaggatagaactttctttatgtatgctacaacagcagcaagaatacttattgcaaagtactggaagacacaagatctacccacccgggaagaatggcagatgaaggtgatggactacatggaattggcagaaatgaccggcagaatccgagaccagggagaagagtcggtggatgaagattggaagatttatttacagaaacattgtaaaattaaggaatgttagaaggatgttggaatgaagttatgtggctttagcagaaatgttataaaagattaagaaaaaacAGACTATTAAtaggtgaaaagagggaaagtaaagtcacattatattaagataaggacaaaaatttgaaaagatggaaaggatttgctgaaatagttaaccgaactagaatacaaaaaagggaggtgtgaggaggtcaaggaaacaagtgaatgaaagataagttatgggaaggtttgatgtgtttttttaattgtgtttatttttctgtccccccccttttttctccttttttttctttttcatgtgatgtgttgttttgtttttgtctaatatggtgttttctattttttctttttgtaacctttaaaactttaataaatattatttttaaaaaggtaaacaaGTTATTATCTGTGATAATAAACTGCAACAATTTTGTGAAaaggtgctgataacaccaaggttgcaggttcgaacaCTATATGGgactgctgcatattcctgcattgaggggttggactagatgggtcccttccaactctacaattcggaTTCCTCTGCCTGCAACAAACTGCTTCCAGTTTGAAACAAGGAACTGACTTCTTAGTACCTACATATGACTACACTGCCAATGACATCCAAATACAATAAGCCTTCCATAGTTCTAAATTTCACTTACTTCAATGTACAAACTTTTGGGGGgctgaatgtcctgtgtgaggtCCAGCCCGTCTCCTCCTCCTAAAGATCTCATATAGGTAGCCAAAGACTTTTTATACTGGTTGAACCACACCACCTGGAATTATAAAAAAACTTGGCTTAATTAATCCTGAAATACTATTTTCAAACTGTCAAGCAAGAAATTACctaaagatttaaaacaaaagaCATGGGGATATGAGGGGAGTAATGTGCGAGTTCTGGAACTGCTTACTTCAATCTAGCCTCCTCTTTAGGGCATATAGTTCgaatctgttcgacttccaaaacatttggaaaccaaagtaaagcttctgattggctgaagccgcggaagccccgtcagacgtttggcttccaaaaatagtttgcaaaccggaacactcacttccgggtttgcagtgttcaggagccaaaacattcaacctACACATATAACAAATTGGCTTACTTCATCAGTCGACATGTGAAATCGGACAGCATTTGGCAGCACACTACCATATTCCCACCTAAGCGCCCGGATGCGAAGTAAGCGGTCATACCTGAGAAAACAAACATGGTAGCATAACAAAAGTATTCATAATCAGAAATAGACATCATGTAATCTCTTAATGAATAATGAAGTGTTCTTaatcagaattttattttaatctgATAACTAACTCCTTAACTAATTATGAAAAAATGAAGATTTTTGCTCTGGTGTTACACAGCTCAACTCAATGTATGGAGAATCGCAACAGTCCCTGATTTGGGATTATAGTGCCATGTTTACCAGCTCCTGGCCTGAGGCTATTCAAACTGCTCCTACAAATCACAGGAGTATCAATCACAGGGAATGATTTGTGAGGTTATATGGATAAGCCCAAACATGCAAATCCAGTGACCTTGGGAAATCCCTCTGAAATCTACCAGTTCCAGAAGTGAAGGAATAAAATCTTGGAATTGGAAACaatttctgaaatgctttttatctCATTTCCCTAGTCACAGATGACTGCAAGAAACTTACAGGTATGCAACAATACATCGGCGATTTCTCAGCAGAGAGCAGTGGCGAAACTTGATTGTTGGAATCAGCTCACTGTGTCCTGATTTAGCTTCATTTCTGATAACAGAAGGACAAGCTatattacatacactttgcaagCAAGAAACATAAAAGTACACATTGTGGTTAGGGGGACCACTTTAATTAGTGTGTATACCTAGCCCTTCATGCAATGACTgcattattaccgtatttttcgctctataagacgcaccagaccacaagacgcacctagtttttggaggaggaaagcaagaaaaaaaatattctgaatctcagaagccagaacagcaagaggggtttctgcgcagtgaaagcagcaatccctctcgctgttctggcttctgggatagctgcgcagcctgcattcgctccataagacgcacacacatttccccttactttttaggagggaaaaagtgagtcttatagagcaaaaaatatggtagttattTTACTGTGTGCGCGCTGCTCTTCTCCAAAAAGCAGCTCACAACAAATcaaataaacatcaataattaaaacacacaaataataattatgaatGAGAATGTCAATAAGTAAATGCATTGTAAAAATACTTCAAGAActgcttctccccatatgaaccaaccagcACCCTGTAATCACCATCTGAGCCTGTTCTTTATGTGCCtcctccagagggtggcaacacgataatggaccttttctgcagtgtctccttgtttgtggaatgctctgctcAGGGAGGCTCATCTGGCACTTTCATTACATATATCTAGCTGCCAGGCGAAAACagttctctataaccaggcctttgactgattaacattctatggccttttaaatgtgtttgtgcgaaggggcttattggtttgtttatgttttattgtgtattctatgttctcattttgtgtttttatgttgtgaactgctctgtgatctttggatagatggtatacaaatttaataaagaaagtaagtaagtaaataaacaatCTTTATTCTGCACAGAAATCCCTTCCCTTTCAGTTTCTCTGTGATCTGCAAAGTACTGTATTTGGAAATAGAGAACTTTGTGGTGCAGGGAATGACAGGGTTGGTCTAGCTCTAAGCTCCAGTATAAAGTTAAACAAGACTCAACCCAAGTCCTTGGGCACACACAATGGTCTTGGGGAATGGGGCATTTTTATTACTTCACAACAGGCTTTCAAGAAGCCATGTTGCTTCCTCCAATGGCTGGCAAAGAAAGGATTTGAAGGAGTGTTATCTCACCTCAACTTGTGGCTTAGGGAAGGCCGAAGCAGTCAAAATGTGATGTTACAATTCCTGCCTCTCTCTAAAGCCCATTGAAAAGTAAGTGAGGAAGATGGATCTCAGTTAATGGTACAGCAGGCTGTAGGTATCATCTTTTTTtatatcaaatattttatttttgtttaacaaTATTCTTATACATTTAAATCATTTTCAGTTTTTCACATCTGAGATTACTTAAATCCCCagacttccccccaccctcccctggCTTCCAGTTTTTTCTGTTCATTCTACTGCATCTAATTACATTTTTCAAATTCATTTTGTATCCCCTTTTTTAACTTAAGTGATATTACATTATAAGTGTTATGGCAATCCTGATAGTGTTTTTAGATATCTACTGTGGTCTTTAAGATGCTCTATAATTTTTTCCCACTCTTGTCTAATTTTTTTAATCATCTTGGTGTCTGATCTTCACGGTCATCTTCGCCATAGTCCATCACACTATACACTAGATTATGCTGCTACCAAAGTGAGAGACCAATTCCTTCATTTTCTGCATGCACCAGAGGATGTGGGAGTAGAGAACAGTCACACAAGGCTGCCTACTAAACCAAGTCCAAGTCTGTTGACAGCCACAAAGTTACGTGGAAAACTCATGGTAGTTATAAAGTTGTTTCCATAATATTTAAAAAGTCTTTTATTTCTCACTTCTGCAacttattttttaattctttttggtCTGTTTTTCCTGAAAGAACCTTACTTACACATCAGTTTGGTTATGTTCATATAATGCTTTCATCTCCTCAAGTACTTGTCTGATTCCATCCTCCTGCAACATGGAAAGTATCAATTTCATCAACAATTTGAAATTATTACTCTGCCTAATTCAAACAAAAAATGCCATAAATAAAAATGCACGCCTTTTTTCTTATGAAAATTGAAGTAGCCATCAAGCACCACCACAGAAATATTTATATGCAACTCAACCGACAGAAGGAGATATGTACACATATGCTAGCTTTAGCCAGCATATCACCAGttggaatatttatttaaaacattgtaaaataGAAAACATGTGCCAACTCTACACTCAAATATGCATACATATTTCTATCCTAGTTCTATTCCTCTCTGTCCACTATCCAGAATTTGTTTCTATCAATATTCTGAagttttccctttgcttcttttCCTTCTGAGCTGCTAGATAAGACAATGACATGTGAGTGGTTCAGCATGATTAAAGCCTCATAGAAAATACTCAGCTGTTATGGTCATGTGTAGGTTGCAGGGCATTTTCTACAGAAGCTAAAGAAGAAAAGATGCGTACAATCAACATAGCTTAGaccactctttctctctccaggtGCATCAGTGAAACATTTATTGGTCAGATGTTCATCCAAGCCAACTGCGATGTACCTCAGTGCTGATTTTCAGGCGCAGTAGTCATTTAGATTTTCAGTCCAACTTTCCTCTCCATATATTTGTAAAGTTTGTGGGGAAATGCTCACTAAGTAAATCCCAGCAAGCTTATTCCCAagtgaacatgcataggatttcagtCTCAGGCTGACTAGCCAACCAGATAATTAATGGGAAGCCTTTTATATTGTAGAACGTTATTTTATTAGGCAGTCAGGTACTCCCAGATCCACTCACTCAAATCATGAGGGAAATGGCTACCAAGAGTTTAGTCTGCTACCTCTTCCCACTCACCATCAAACCCTCTATCAAGGTGGGCTTTATGGCATTAACGCCAATCCAGTTCGCCATCCTCTTTGCTTTTAACAGCAACCTCATGAAGGAATAGACTTGTGGAGCAATCCCAGCCATCcaatcatttgtttgtttgtttcataaaatttgcacACCGCTTggtagtaaaaataaaataaaataaaatcgggggaaaatacattaaaacatacaaGAAGTTAGAATGCTAAAGCGGGGTAAAAGCCACAGCGCCATTCCTGAGTAtcagggaaacccagtcagatgggcggggtaaaattaataaaattattattattaagtaggaATTCAGGGAAGGCTtggtatcaagaggcagggagttccgaaggcCCCCGCCCGCTTCTCTCGCAAAAGTCCCCTCAGGGCGGCCCTtcggaggagggggaagggaagggaggccgCGCCGCCAAAGGCTCACATTGAAGGAAGGAAGCTGCCCGTCGCTGGCGCGGTGGAGCTCCCGGATGAGCTCGGTCGCTTTCTCGCAGAACATGGCCGCGACCGGACTGCTCGATTCCCCTCAGACGCGCAACGGCCTTCGCTCGGCGCGCGCGGCAGCAAAACCCGCGCCACTGAACTCCTCGGCCAATAGGAAGGCGAGGCGAGGGAGAGAAGCACCGCCTCTTGCAGTACGGGAAAAGAGAAGGGACAAACTTAGCTCTTCCTCGCAGCTGTTTCCTATGGCTCGCGGTGGTTTGGAATTGCAATACAGTATACGGAGTTCCGTATCGGAACCTAGCCAGAGTGTTTGAAACCTCTGGAGTTGTGCATACGTTTGCACCGTTAGGTATTCAGAGATATCGTTGGGGATCTGATTCAGGCAACCGAATGTGTGAAACATTTCCGTTGGGGAAATATCGTTTTCCACTTTCTTCCTGCGGCAGTTTTGCAGTGACATTCATTTCATGATTCAGctggttttgtttcgttttgtaaAAAATCTCACATTGTAAGTCTTctgtgagatgatgatgattatttttatttaacccaccttttccttctttttaaaagtcgGGAGGTGGGAACAGATCAGCTTTGACCAGTTTACGAACATGTCGCTCCAGAGAGTTTAGACCCTACTGGGTTATGGCCAAAAGCAGGGCTCCTCAGCACAACCAGGGGGCCTCACGTTCAGCCTCCAGCACATCTTCTCCTTCCCAGACTGAGCTTTTCATGTTGTAGATGGCTGGTGTCATCCATGGATTCCACACGGATCTAGTGCAATGTCTCTGAGAACCAGTGTGGCCCAGCACTTAGGTTACTCAGGCCAGCTTGATGGGTTGCACATGGCTTGTGTCCATGGTGGAGATGAAGGCAGGAgacttacagataaaaatgaaaactgctaaaaacatagaaaaaaaattgaaaaaaacaaacactgatagaaataaaaccatatacatatataaaagctagaaaaagcatacaaataattacaaaaaaacaaaacaaaacaccaaccaacccagtcagttcccaaaagcctgttgggacAAGAAAGTATTCACCTGCCaacagaaggacaacaaggagacAGCCAGATACAGATAAAGATGCAGCCAAAcacactgggatagctcagcagggcatgagactcttaatttaaAGGTCCTGGGTTTTCTTCAGGAacaagtgaagatctacattgggagcaGGGGAGAATCAAATCAACTTTACCCAGctgttgaagtgggaatcaaaaaCCATTGCAGCAGGGAAGGAGCCTAAATTATGCTGTGTGGGTGCAGAGACCAGAAGGCAGCCTCCCTAGGTGTAGGAGGgcatttcctccctaggggtaggaggagaccagcagtgcctcttaTTTGCTGAGAGACTTGATGTAGAGGCAACACTGAAGTGGGGTTGCTGAGGTGGTGACAGATCCAGACTCCAAGGAGCATGTCACccacagccactgctgctgcagaagcCACAGTGGTGAGCAATGTATCCCttagaggctggatctgctgctgctgtggatcctgctgcctgtgGCGGTCACTTCACCTTGTCATAGGTGCTGAGCGCTgtgcaaaaagcaaaagcccttgaATGCAGGTTAAAGAGCATTTAAtaacaggaacataggaatcatGCTGCTGGAATTTTGGAGGCAACTTAGCTATTACTagagatttggaaaatatgaccTTGCATTCAAGTTTTTATAAAGAGCATCTGTCCGCAGCATGTTTTCAGAGTGTAGCCTCTAACATGTAGATGACTGACTACAGGTCCAAAAAACATAATATAATTTAATatagtaatataatataatataataataccgCAATGTCGGATGGGAAGCCTAGAGTTCAGCCTGCCAGCTTGTGACTTCGCGGTTGCCCTCATTCAAAATGGCCGGGGCAGAGTGGGGCGGGGAAGAGGAAAAGGCGTTTGCAAACACTGTACTGTACTCAGATATGTCTGAGGGCATCCGACGACGCGGGAGCCATATTTTTTGTGAGCAAAACAATaccatgtttttaaataaaagcgagGGCAGGAGGCAGTCACGTTGTTTGCCCTTCCCTGTGACGTAACCGCGTAGGGAGGTCAGGTGGGCCGAAGCCGCCTCTGATTGGTGGCGCCGGAGAGGCGCCGCTAGTCTTTCGGTTGCTGGGCTGTGGTTGGCATAATGTAGGGGAAGCCAGCGTCGGTTTCGGGACGGAGGCGTCTTCTCTCGAGCGGCTTGAGCTGGCACCGCCCGCGCGTTTCGCACCGCCGGCATGAGAAAGCGGAACGAGTCCGTCACCTTGGAGCATGAGCGCTTCGCCTCCTCAGCTCCGGCAGCGGCTGCCgcgtcttcctcctcctgctcctcccagcagccGGATAAGGGCTTCAGCTTGAGACCGAGCCTGCGCCTGCCTGGTAGCTCCCGGCCCGCCGCCGACTCTGGCATGAAGCGAACGCTCGGCAGGTGAGGCGACCCCCCCCCACCGGCCCTCGTCGCTATGGCAACCCCTCCATCTTCTCTTCAACCGCCAGCCCGGCCTCGGCCTTCCCCGTTTCCATGGCAACGGGCGGCCCGCTCGACGTCGCCTAGCCTTCTGACCCTTTCAACCGccgcctcttctctcccccccctccaagaaAAACCCTCACACGGGGGCCTGGCATTACTATGGCAACCCTCCTGAGCCCCGCCGCCAGCCGTCATAGCCCCGAGCGATTCATACTGGAATGCCCTTGGCTGTTTTCTTCTCCGTCCGCCTTTTTGTTCTAGGTTacgggagtgggggggggaggtggcgaAGGCGGCCCTTGCGACGGAATGAGCCCCTGCCTGAAGGGGCTGTCTGGTTTGCTAGTGAAAGGGTCGGAGGCCTTCGCTGCTGGGTGTTCCCTCCCCTATTGCTGCAATGGGTTCACCGAGTGCGGCTGCGGGCCAAGAAGAGGAGGGTGTGTTAGAGCCGGACGGCGATTCAGGTTTGCGGAGGATGGATGTtttcgtggggtgggggtggtggggtTCGATATGGCTTTGAAAAACACAGCTTGGAGATGTTTTAGTCGACCTCGAATGGTGTTTGTCTTTAGCTATAAGCATTTTGCTTCGCTGCAAAATGGGTTATCGGTTACAAACCTTTTATGAATGAACTACTGTATCttcacccccccccga is from Podarcis raffonei isolate rPodRaf1 chromosome 3, rPodRaf1.pri, whole genome shotgun sequence and encodes:
- the GINS1 gene encoding DNA replication complex GINS protein PSF1, giving the protein MFCEKATELIRELHRASDGQLPSFNEDGIRQVLEEMKALYEHNQTDVNEAKSGHSELIPTIKFRHCSLLRNRRCIVAYLYDRLLRIRALRWEYGSVLPNAVRFHMSTDEVVWFNQYKKSLATYMRSLGGGDGLDLTQDIQPPKSLYIEVRCLKDYGEFEIDDGTTILLKKNSQHFLPRWKCEQLIRQGILEHVLS